The proteins below are encoded in one region of Anguilla anguilla isolate fAngAng1 chromosome 3, fAngAng1.pri, whole genome shotgun sequence:
- the LOC118223681 gene encoding microtubule-associated protein 2-like isoform X1, with translation MADERQPQDSGPQWVPPGAQGQAPPAGHSENGYSSYRSCQPGEGPASGPASGPASGPASGSASYSATKENGFNGDMTGGHVVTAVDDSANLPPSPPPSPSAEQFGPLEQDVGDEEEARPLQRFQNSRERCKFLAPSISVSVPEDEPSRSDEEFFDHPLFSPEWTRHGYCPTGQAAVFSQIEEEQSIEALTEAEEEEETADADAAPEEREQQGSGEEPEQGPEVEPVEQAESLGEAQARPCPQAETASAPAEALEGRGNEAGLEKCPEEALKTDEGKPDSMQAAAAPAGSDFAEKGSEEPSASVSPAPLTSEKDKEDPCKAAPESPGNGQKHPKEATEPSSKQPDKPSQQPTDQWKGEEMADTSKVSSDEEDKIAPKVAAEKQAFLEAPIGRDSRDSQDEEQMRTDAESQSISREKEKEVKSDDEMNKDKEMIMVVGGKETKDTKAEESSERMEMTLSSDFKEMEARQGTSIVKPAEVFEKLEAKGHSVPEDTKGEVEIFDQGKVIGEMEDLNLHMDTVDQSQDLDIEQDKSGMSAYFETSALKEDDDRGQEEGYYQLSDAREKISVPVAAPSHPEMGYTTLAQPPSPEWDARMSPLEEHRSIPVTETKDDSKLSPGKLSREQRSYSLNISIAPVDQSGGQGRPKIFSPLATDIMSHTSGSLDESAEYLPVTTPSVEKRLNFPPMILETAPSVATPPSSPPDVPTSPKTSPQSESPVLPFPMKFNNRNGTVMAPDLPEMLDLAGVRPRLTSDSSDSEMMRRKSVPANVLMSDSLANLVLGDKSQKAARSESQLEELGYCVFNEYSGPMPSPADVHSPLDSPPQIFPTMMSEKDKAIKEPMATEGEIKEAQDQKDDEEEKEAQEKTEEETEIPKDKEAEEDKLEYVSGEKTVLLDVLAAEDGKSKPMIKPTEPLEEKPKDFSLKTGLVSDIKDQIIPEVEEQDLSREASPVPPDRIGTEAVEKQPDRPVTPTVTITLDETKPELDRDAKLVTEAEIADAEIKIRKLEMESRPLSVEEERELQELREKVKDKPDLVHQEAYEEVDAEDVYQLTGVAKDRIARPIKPSPTSSVESATEEEKVDIHEQEKVQQPEKQVSLKAEPMQVKETPEEKAPESSKKPEEPAVVTSTVQEEQIEQEDEDIELAEEPEEVMEDVQALVCLGKEEEHEIPEEEELVEGAKAAAQESLEPRAIIESVVTVEDDFITVVQTIDEGEQPGHSVRFSAPPEDDQVQLPQEEEEEEEEEEESIEIAQEVALEAPSLEEVSDVPEAPEMTTSPMKEAASEGEPHTETFDDYRDETTMDDSILDTDSAWADTQDDDRSVATEKIEPLPETQSPVREPPEEKQTRGKPAGRAKARVGTPERRAVRREASSGPRDESRKKKAVIKKADLTKKSDSQTRSPSRKSACRPAARQPRPAQHVSAKRKHTVLSVSPAMAVTEGRQPLSVAHKSRERIADGSSRSPEKRSSLPRPASILTRRTQPADQDETSTSITSSGSTAPRRPTSFRTEGRAEHRTGRAPTMTGMDSSRSRSARSGTSTPRTPGSTAVTPGTPPSYSCRTPGTPRTPGTPKSLSLLPQEKKVAIIRTPPKSPATTPKQLRVLNQPLPDLKNVKSKIGSIENIKYQPKGGQVVIPSVKLDFSHVQSRCGSMDKTHYAAAGGNVQIQTKKIDLSHVTSKCGSLDNIHHRPGGGRVRIESMKLDFKDKAHAKVGSLENAHHMPGGGNIMIESHKLSFRDVAKARVDHGAEIVVTQSPRLSGGTSPHRHSNMSSSGSINLLESPQLATLAEDVTAALAKQGL, from the exons ATGGCGGACGAACGGCAGCCCCAGGACAGCGGTCCGCAGTGGGTTCCCCCCGGAGCCCAGGGCcaggcgccccctgctggccacagcGAGAACGGCTACTCTTCCTACAGAAGCTGCCAGCCCGGAGAGGGCCCCGCCTCTGGCCCCGCCTCTGGCCCCGCCTCAGGCCCTGCCTCCGGCTCCGCCTCCTATTCCGCCACCAAAGAGAACGGCTTCAACGGGGACATGACTGGTGGACACGTGGTGACAGCTG TGGACGACTCGGccaacctgcccccctcccctccgccctcTCCATCCGCTGAGCAGTTCGGACCCCTGGAACAAG ACGTAGGGGACGAGGAGGAGGCACGCCCTCTCCAACGCTTCCAAAATTCTCGGGAGAGGTGCAAGTTCCTCGCCCCCTCCATCTCGGTGTCAGTGCCCGAGGATGAGCCCTCCCGCTCTGACGAGGAGTTCTTTGATCACCCCTTGTTCAGCCCCGAGTGGACGCGGCATGGCTACTGCCCCACGGGGCAGGCCGCCGTCTTTAGTCAGATCGAAG AGGAACAGTCCATAGAGGCTCTCACAGAagctgaggaggaagaggagactgCAGACGCAGACGCTGCTCCTGAGGAGCGAGAGCAGCAGGGGAGTGGGGAGGAACCTGAGCAGGGGCCCGAGGTGGAGCCCGTAGAGCAGGCAGAGAGCTTAGGCGAGGCCCAGGCTCGGCCCTGTCCGCAGGCCGAGACGGCTAGCGCGCCCGCAGAAGCCCTCGAAGGGAGGGGCAATGAGGCAGGGTTGGAGAAGTGTCCCGAGGAAG CCCTGAAGACGGACGAAGGGAAGCCGGACAGCATGCAGGCTGCCGCTGCCCCCGCCGGCTCGGACTTTGCCGAGAAAGGTTCGGAGGAGCCCTCTGCCTCGGTCAGCCCAGCACCGCTCACTTCAGAAAAAGATAAAGAAGATCCCTGCAAAGCTGCTCCAGAGAGCCCAGGCAATGGTCAGAAACACCCTAAGGAGGCCACGGAACCCTCCTCTAAGCAGCCTGACAAACCATCCCAACAGCCCACTGACCAATGGAAGGGGGAGGAGATGGCTGACACCTCCAAAGTAAGCTCAGACGAAGAGGACAAAATTGCCCCTAAGGTCGCAGCCGAAAAACAGGCCTTTTTGGAGGCACCTATAGGGAGGGACAGTCGGGACAGCCAGGATGAGGAGCAGATGAGAACGGATGCCGAATCTCAGAGTATTAgcagagaaaaggagaaggaaGTCAAATCTGATGATGAAATGAACAAGGACAAGGAAATGATAATGGTAGTTGGAGGCAAGGAAACTAAGGACACTAAGGCAGAGGAATCGAGTGAAAGGATGGAAATGACCCTGAGTTCAGATTTTAAGGAGATGGAAGCCCGTCAGGGAACCTCTATTGTCAAACCTGCAGAAGTGTTTGAAAAGCTGGAGGCAAAGGGTCATTCTGTCCCGGAGGACACCAAAGGCGAAGTGGAGATCTTTGATCAAGGAAAAGTCATCGGCGAAATGGAGGATTTAAATTTGCACATGGACACCGTTGACCAGTCGCAAGATTTAGACATTGAACAGGACAAATCGGGAATGTCTGCCTACTTTGAGACGTCAGCCCTGAAGGAAGATGATGATAGGGGGCAGGAGGAAGGATATTATCAGCTTAGCGATGCCAGAGAGAAGATTTCTGTACCAGTCGCAGCTCCTTCACACCCCGAAATGGGGTACACCACACTGGCACAACCACCATCCCCAGAATGGGATGCAAGGATGAGCCCTTTGGAAGAGCACCGGTCCATCCCAGTCACTGAAACGAAGGATGACAGTAAGCTGTCACCTGGAAAGTTGTCACGGGAACAGAGGAGTTACTCCCTGAACATCTCCATTGCACCCGTGGATCAAAGTGGTGGGCAGGGGCGGCCAAAGATTTTTTCCCCGTTGGCCACCGATATTATGTCCCATACTAGTGGAAGTCTGGACGAGTCTGCAGAATACCTTCCAGTGACCACCCCATCTGTGGAAAAGAGGCTAAATTTCCCCCCCATGATTCTCGAAACCGCTCCTTCAGTTGCTACTCCCCCATCGTCACCACCAGATGTTCCAACCAGTCCAAAGACAAGCCCTCAGTCTGAGTCGCCTGTGTTGCCTTTCCCAATGAAGTTCAACAACAGAAATGGTACCGTGATGGCCCCTGACCTGCCAGAGATGTTGGACCTAGCTGGTGTCAGACCAAGGCTGACGTCTGACAGCAGCGATTCTGAGATGATGAGGAGGAAGTCTGTCCCGGCTAATGTCCTAATGAGTGATTCTTTAGCTAACCTAGTGCTAGGAGATAAAAGCCAAAAGGCGGCAAGAAGTGAGAGCCAGTTAGAAGAGCTGGGCtactgtgtttttaatgagtaCTCTGGCCCCATGCCCTCCCCTGCTGATGTGCACAGTCCCCTGGACTCTCCTCCCCAAATCTTCCCCACAATGATGTCAGAGAAGGATAAAGCTATAAAGGAGCCAATGGCAACAGAAGGGGAAATTAAAGAAGCGCAAGACCAAaaagatgatgaagaagaaaaagaagctcAAGAAAAGACAGAAGAAGAAACTGAGATTCCCAAAGAcaaggaggcagaggaggataAACTTGAATATGTGTCTGGAGAGAAAACTGTATTGTTAGACGTACTTGCTGCGGAAGATGGCAAATCTAAACCAATGATCAAACCTACTGAACCACTTGAGGAAAAGCCAAAGGATTTCAGTCTGAAGACTGGTCTGGTTAGCGATATCAAAGACCAAATCATTCCTGAGGTGGAGGAGCAAGATCTGTCAAGAGAGGCCTCTCCTGTGCCACCAGATAGGATTGGGACAGAGGCTGTGGAAAAGCAGCCCGATAGACCGGTGACACCAACTGTCACAATCACCCTCGATGAAACGAAGCCCGAACTAGACAGGGATGCAAAACTAGTGACAGAGGCTGAAATAGCTGACGCTGAAATCAAAATTCGTAAGTTGGAGATGGAGAGCAGGCCTTTGAGCGTGGAGGAGGAGCGTGAGCTCCAGGAGCTGAGAGAAAAAGTGAAGGATAAGCCGGACTTAGTACACCAGGAGGCCTATGAAGAGGTGGATGCTGAGGATGTCTACCAGCTTACCGGTGTAGCAAAAGACAGAATTGCACGACCCATAAAACCATCACCAACATCATCAGTAGAGAGTGCTACAGAGGAGGAGAAAGTGGATATTCATGAACAAGAGAAGGTTCAGCAGCCTGAGAAACAGGTTTCTCTGAAAGCAGAGCCTATGCAGGTGAAGGAAACCCCAGAGGAAAAAGCCCCAGAATCCTCTAAAAAGCCAGAGGAACCTGCTGTAGTCACCTCTACTGTCCAGGAGGAACAGATCGAGCAAGAGGACGAAGATATAGAACTGGCTGAAGAGCCTGAAGAGGTCATGGAGGACGTCCAAGCATTGGTATGTCtaggaaaggaggaggagcacGAGATCCCTGAAGAGGAAGAGTTAGTTGAAGGTGCAAAAGCAGCTGCTCAGGAGTCATTGGAGCCCCGAGCCATCATTGAATCAGTGGTGACCGTGGAAGACGACTTCATCACAGTGGTGCAAACCATCGACGAGGGAGAACAACCTGGACACAGCGTCCGTTTCTCTGCCCCACCCGAAGATGACCAGGTACAGCTtccccaggaggaggaggaggaggaggaagaagaagaggaatcGATTGAAATAGCCCAGGAAGTTGCTCTGGAGGCTCCCAGTCTGGAGGAGGTTTCAGATGTCCCAGAAGCTCCTGAGATGACCACCTCCCCCATGAAGGAGGCAGCATCAGAGGGAGAGCCACATACAGAGACATTTGATGACTACAGAGACGAGACAACCATGGACGACTCCATCTTAGACACAGACAGCGCCTGGGCAGACACTCAAG ATGACGACAGGAGCGTTGCGACAGAGAAAATCGAACCCCTCCCCGAAACGCAGAGTCCCGTCAGGGAGCCCCCCGAGGAAAAGCAAACGAGGGGGAAGCCGGCGGGCCGTGCGAAGGCGCGCGTCGGCACCCCCGAGCGCCGGGCCGTCCGAAGGGAGGCCAGCTCCGGCCCCCGGGACGAGAGCAGGAAGAAAAAAG CTGTGATTAAGAAGGCCGATCTTACTAAAAAATCAGACTCTCAGACGCGCTCTCCCTCCCGGAAGAGCGCGTGCAGGCCCGCGGCCAGGCAGCCCAGGCCGGCCCAGCACGTCAGTGCTAAACGGAAGCACACAG TTCTATCAGTTTCTCCAGCCATGGCGGTGACAGAAGGCCGGCAGCCACTCAGTGTAGCCCATAAGTCCCGGGAAAGGATCGCA GATGGCAGCTCGCGGAGTCCAGAGAAGAGGtcctccctgccccgcccggcCTCCATCCTGACCCGGCGAACACAGCCGGCAGACCAGGACGAGACCTCCACCTCTATCACCAGCTCCGGATCCACCGCACCCCGCCGCCCCACCT CGTTTCGTACGGAGGGCCGAGCGGAGCACAGGACTGGACGAGCCCCCACTATGACAG GGATGGACTCCTCTCGCTCGCGTTCGGCTCGCAGCGGCACctccaccccccgcacccccggcTCCACCGCCGTCACCCCGGGCACCCCGCCCAGCTACTCCTGCCGCACCCCGGGCACCCCCCGCACGCCGGGCACGCCCAAGTCTCTCAGCCTGCTGCCCCAGGAGAAGAAGGTGGCCATCATCCGCACGCCGCCCAAGTCCCCCGCCACCACGCCCAAGCAGCTGCGCGTGCTCAACCAGCCGCTGCCCGACCTCAAGAACGTCAAGTCCAAGATCGGCTCCATCGAAAACATCAAGTACCAGCCCAAGGGTGGTCAG
- the LOC118223681 gene encoding microtubule-associated protein 2-like isoform X3, protein MADERQPQDSGPQWVPPGAQGQAPPAGHSENGYSSYRSCQPGEGPASGPASGPASGPASGSASYSATKENGFNGDMTGGHVVTAVDDSANLPPSPPPSPSAEQFGPLEQDVGDEEEARPLQRFQNSRERCKFLAPSISVSVPEDEPSRSDEEFFDHPLFSPEWTRHGYCPTGQAAVFSQIEEEQSIEALTEAEEEEETADADAAPEEREQQGSGEEPEQGPEVEPVEQAESLGEAQARPCPQAETASAPAEALEGRGNEAGLEKCPEEALKTDEGKPDSMQAAAAPAGSDFAEKGSEEPSASVSPAPLTSEKDKEDPCKAAPESPGNGQKHPKEATEPSSKQPDKPSQQPTDQWKGEEMADTSKVSSDEEDKIAPKVAAEKQAFLEAPIGRDSRDSQDEEQMRTDAESQSISREKEKEVKSDDEMNKDKEMIMVVGGKETKDTKAEESSERMEMTLSSDFKEMEARQGTSIVKPAEVFEKLEAKGHSVPEDTKGEVEIFDQGKVIGEMEDLNLHMDTVDQSQDLDIEQDKSGMSAYFETSALKEDDDRGQEEGYYQLSDAREKISVPVAAPSHPEMGYTTLAQPPSPEWDARMSPLEEHRSIPVTETKDDSKLSPGKLSREQRSYSLNISIAPVDQSGGQGRPKIFSPLATDIMSHTSGSLDESAEYLPVTTPSVEKRLNFPPMILETAPSVATPPSSPPDVPTSPKTSPQSESPVLPFPMKFNNRNGTVMAPDLPEMLDLAGVRPRLTSDSSDSEMMRRKSVPANVLMSDSLANLVLGDKSQKAARSESQLEELGYCVFNEYSGPMPSPADVHSPLDSPPQIFPTMMSEKDKAIKEPMATEGEIKEAQDQKDDEEEKEAQEKTEEETEIPKDKEAEEDKLEYVSGEKTVLLDVLAAEDGKSKPMIKPTEPLEEKPKDFSLKTGLVSDIKDQIIPEVEEQDLSREASPVPPDRIGTEAVEKQPDRPVTPTVTITLDETKPELDRDAKLVTEAEIADAEIKIRKLEMESRPLSVEEERELQELREKVKDKPDLVHQEAYEEVDAEDVYQLTGVAKDRIARPIKPSPTSSVESATEEEKVDIHEQEKVQQPEKQVSLKAEPMQVKETPEEKAPESSKKPEEPAVVTSTVQEEQIEQEDEDIELAEEPEEVMEDVQALVCLGKEEEHEIPEEEELVEGAKAAAQESLEPRAIIESVVTVEDDFITVVQTIDEGEQPGHSVRFSAPPEDDQVQLPQEEEEEEEEEEESIEIAQEVALEAPSLEEVSDVPEAPEMTTSPMKEAASEGEPHTETFDDYRDETTMDDSILDTDSAWADTQDDDRSVATEKIEPLPETQSPVREPPEEKQTRGKPAGRAKARVGTPERRAVRREASSGPRDESRKKKAVIKKADLTKKSDSQTRSPSRKSACRPAARQPRPAQHVSAKRKHTVLSVSPAMAVTEGRQPLSVAHKSRERIADGSSRSPEKRSSLPRPASILTRRTQPADQDETSTSITSSGSTAPRRPTSFRTEGRAEHRTGRAPTMTGMDSSRSRSARSGTSTPRTPGSTAVTPGTPPSYSCRTPGTPRTPGTPKSLSLLPQEKKVAIIRTPPKSPATTPKQLRVLNQPLPDLKNVKSKIGSIENIKYQPKGGQVVIPSVKLDFSHVQSRCGSMDKTHYAAAGGNVQIQTKKIDLSHVTSKCGSLDNIHHRPGGGRVRIESMKLDFKDKAHAKVGSLENAHHMPGGGNIMVDREPQAEFPRRGEGTRGPRSRDRRDPVT, encoded by the exons ATGGCGGACGAACGGCAGCCCCAGGACAGCGGTCCGCAGTGGGTTCCCCCCGGAGCCCAGGGCcaggcgccccctgctggccacagcGAGAACGGCTACTCTTCCTACAGAAGCTGCCAGCCCGGAGAGGGCCCCGCCTCTGGCCCCGCCTCTGGCCCCGCCTCAGGCCCTGCCTCCGGCTCCGCCTCCTATTCCGCCACCAAAGAGAACGGCTTCAACGGGGACATGACTGGTGGACACGTGGTGACAGCTG TGGACGACTCGGccaacctgcccccctcccctccgccctcTCCATCCGCTGAGCAGTTCGGACCCCTGGAACAAG ACGTAGGGGACGAGGAGGAGGCACGCCCTCTCCAACGCTTCCAAAATTCTCGGGAGAGGTGCAAGTTCCTCGCCCCCTCCATCTCGGTGTCAGTGCCCGAGGATGAGCCCTCCCGCTCTGACGAGGAGTTCTTTGATCACCCCTTGTTCAGCCCCGAGTGGACGCGGCATGGCTACTGCCCCACGGGGCAGGCCGCCGTCTTTAGTCAGATCGAAG AGGAACAGTCCATAGAGGCTCTCACAGAagctgaggaggaagaggagactgCAGACGCAGACGCTGCTCCTGAGGAGCGAGAGCAGCAGGGGAGTGGGGAGGAACCTGAGCAGGGGCCCGAGGTGGAGCCCGTAGAGCAGGCAGAGAGCTTAGGCGAGGCCCAGGCTCGGCCCTGTCCGCAGGCCGAGACGGCTAGCGCGCCCGCAGAAGCCCTCGAAGGGAGGGGCAATGAGGCAGGGTTGGAGAAGTGTCCCGAGGAAG CCCTGAAGACGGACGAAGGGAAGCCGGACAGCATGCAGGCTGCCGCTGCCCCCGCCGGCTCGGACTTTGCCGAGAAAGGTTCGGAGGAGCCCTCTGCCTCGGTCAGCCCAGCACCGCTCACTTCAGAAAAAGATAAAGAAGATCCCTGCAAAGCTGCTCCAGAGAGCCCAGGCAATGGTCAGAAACACCCTAAGGAGGCCACGGAACCCTCCTCTAAGCAGCCTGACAAACCATCCCAACAGCCCACTGACCAATGGAAGGGGGAGGAGATGGCTGACACCTCCAAAGTAAGCTCAGACGAAGAGGACAAAATTGCCCCTAAGGTCGCAGCCGAAAAACAGGCCTTTTTGGAGGCACCTATAGGGAGGGACAGTCGGGACAGCCAGGATGAGGAGCAGATGAGAACGGATGCCGAATCTCAGAGTATTAgcagagaaaaggagaaggaaGTCAAATCTGATGATGAAATGAACAAGGACAAGGAAATGATAATGGTAGTTGGAGGCAAGGAAACTAAGGACACTAAGGCAGAGGAATCGAGTGAAAGGATGGAAATGACCCTGAGTTCAGATTTTAAGGAGATGGAAGCCCGTCAGGGAACCTCTATTGTCAAACCTGCAGAAGTGTTTGAAAAGCTGGAGGCAAAGGGTCATTCTGTCCCGGAGGACACCAAAGGCGAAGTGGAGATCTTTGATCAAGGAAAAGTCATCGGCGAAATGGAGGATTTAAATTTGCACATGGACACCGTTGACCAGTCGCAAGATTTAGACATTGAACAGGACAAATCGGGAATGTCTGCCTACTTTGAGACGTCAGCCCTGAAGGAAGATGATGATAGGGGGCAGGAGGAAGGATATTATCAGCTTAGCGATGCCAGAGAGAAGATTTCTGTACCAGTCGCAGCTCCTTCACACCCCGAAATGGGGTACACCACACTGGCACAACCACCATCCCCAGAATGGGATGCAAGGATGAGCCCTTTGGAAGAGCACCGGTCCATCCCAGTCACTGAAACGAAGGATGACAGTAAGCTGTCACCTGGAAAGTTGTCACGGGAACAGAGGAGTTACTCCCTGAACATCTCCATTGCACCCGTGGATCAAAGTGGTGGGCAGGGGCGGCCAAAGATTTTTTCCCCGTTGGCCACCGATATTATGTCCCATACTAGTGGAAGTCTGGACGAGTCTGCAGAATACCTTCCAGTGACCACCCCATCTGTGGAAAAGAGGCTAAATTTCCCCCCCATGATTCTCGAAACCGCTCCTTCAGTTGCTACTCCCCCATCGTCACCACCAGATGTTCCAACCAGTCCAAAGACAAGCCCTCAGTCTGAGTCGCCTGTGTTGCCTTTCCCAATGAAGTTCAACAACAGAAATGGTACCGTGATGGCCCCTGACCTGCCAGAGATGTTGGACCTAGCTGGTGTCAGACCAAGGCTGACGTCTGACAGCAGCGATTCTGAGATGATGAGGAGGAAGTCTGTCCCGGCTAATGTCCTAATGAGTGATTCTTTAGCTAACCTAGTGCTAGGAGATAAAAGCCAAAAGGCGGCAAGAAGTGAGAGCCAGTTAGAAGAGCTGGGCtactgtgtttttaatgagtaCTCTGGCCCCATGCCCTCCCCTGCTGATGTGCACAGTCCCCTGGACTCTCCTCCCCAAATCTTCCCCACAATGATGTCAGAGAAGGATAAAGCTATAAAGGAGCCAATGGCAACAGAAGGGGAAATTAAAGAAGCGCAAGACCAAaaagatgatgaagaagaaaaagaagctcAAGAAAAGACAGAAGAAGAAACTGAGATTCCCAAAGAcaaggaggcagaggaggataAACTTGAATATGTGTCTGGAGAGAAAACTGTATTGTTAGACGTACTTGCTGCGGAAGATGGCAAATCTAAACCAATGATCAAACCTACTGAACCACTTGAGGAAAAGCCAAAGGATTTCAGTCTGAAGACTGGTCTGGTTAGCGATATCAAAGACCAAATCATTCCTGAGGTGGAGGAGCAAGATCTGTCAAGAGAGGCCTCTCCTGTGCCACCAGATAGGATTGGGACAGAGGCTGTGGAAAAGCAGCCCGATAGACCGGTGACACCAACTGTCACAATCACCCTCGATGAAACGAAGCCCGAACTAGACAGGGATGCAAAACTAGTGACAGAGGCTGAAATAGCTGACGCTGAAATCAAAATTCGTAAGTTGGAGATGGAGAGCAGGCCTTTGAGCGTGGAGGAGGAGCGTGAGCTCCAGGAGCTGAGAGAAAAAGTGAAGGATAAGCCGGACTTAGTACACCAGGAGGCCTATGAAGAGGTGGATGCTGAGGATGTCTACCAGCTTACCGGTGTAGCAAAAGACAGAATTGCACGACCCATAAAACCATCACCAACATCATCAGTAGAGAGTGCTACAGAGGAGGAGAAAGTGGATATTCATGAACAAGAGAAGGTTCAGCAGCCTGAGAAACAGGTTTCTCTGAAAGCAGAGCCTATGCAGGTGAAGGAAACCCCAGAGGAAAAAGCCCCAGAATCCTCTAAAAAGCCAGAGGAACCTGCTGTAGTCACCTCTACTGTCCAGGAGGAACAGATCGAGCAAGAGGACGAAGATATAGAACTGGCTGAAGAGCCTGAAGAGGTCATGGAGGACGTCCAAGCATTGGTATGTCtaggaaaggaggaggagcacGAGATCCCTGAAGAGGAAGAGTTAGTTGAAGGTGCAAAAGCAGCTGCTCAGGAGTCATTGGAGCCCCGAGCCATCATTGAATCAGTGGTGACCGTGGAAGACGACTTCATCACAGTGGTGCAAACCATCGACGAGGGAGAACAACCTGGACACAGCGTCCGTTTCTCTGCCCCACCCGAAGATGACCAGGTACAGCTtccccaggaggaggaggaggaggaggaagaagaagaggaatcGATTGAAATAGCCCAGGAAGTTGCTCTGGAGGCTCCCAGTCTGGAGGAGGTTTCAGATGTCCCAGAAGCTCCTGAGATGACCACCTCCCCCATGAAGGAGGCAGCATCAGAGGGAGAGCCACATACAGAGACATTTGATGACTACAGAGACGAGACAACCATGGACGACTCCATCTTAGACACAGACAGCGCCTGGGCAGACACTCAAG ATGACGACAGGAGCGTTGCGACAGAGAAAATCGAACCCCTCCCCGAAACGCAGAGTCCCGTCAGGGAGCCCCCCGAGGAAAAGCAAACGAGGGGGAAGCCGGCGGGCCGTGCGAAGGCGCGCGTCGGCACCCCCGAGCGCCGGGCCGTCCGAAGGGAGGCCAGCTCCGGCCCCCGGGACGAGAGCAGGAAGAAAAAAG CTGTGATTAAGAAGGCCGATCTTACTAAAAAATCAGACTCTCAGACGCGCTCTCCCTCCCGGAAGAGCGCGTGCAGGCCCGCGGCCAGGCAGCCCAGGCCGGCCCAGCACGTCAGTGCTAAACGGAAGCACACAG TTCTATCAGTTTCTCCAGCCATGGCGGTGACAGAAGGCCGGCAGCCACTCAGTGTAGCCCATAAGTCCCGGGAAAGGATCGCA GATGGCAGCTCGCGGAGTCCAGAGAAGAGGtcctccctgccccgcccggcCTCCATCCTGACCCGGCGAACACAGCCGGCAGACCAGGACGAGACCTCCACCTCTATCACCAGCTCCGGATCCACCGCACCCCGCCGCCCCACCT CGTTTCGTACGGAGGGCCGAGCGGAGCACAGGACTGGACGAGCCCCCACTATGACAG GGATGGACTCCTCTCGCTCGCGTTCGGCTCGCAGCGGCACctccaccccccgcacccccggcTCCACCGCCGTCACCCCGGGCACCCCGCCCAGCTACTCCTGCCGCACCCCGGGCACCCCCCGCACGCCGGGCACGCCCAAGTCTCTCAGCCTGCTGCCCCAGGAGAAGAAGGTGGCCATCATCCGCACGCCGCCCAAGTCCCCCGCCACCACGCCCAAGCAGCTGCGCGTGCTCAACCAGCCGCTGCCCGACCTCAAGAACGTCAAGTCCAAGATCGGCTCCATCGAAAACATCAAGTACCAGCCCAAGGGTGGTCAG